Proteins from one Acropora muricata isolate sample 2 chromosome 9, ASM3666990v1, whole genome shotgun sequence genomic window:
- the LOC136929102 gene encoding death domain-containing ATP nucleosidase-like isoform X2: MDWEDITSFARYMWNAVTRIREWIFAMSNPSSPPETKKTLPKPSKLLIAGLKWEDADLPIDILLLTAKECEFLSCVECLSGRFSSFKRGLGNVYFGKIGNGDDKLKIAVIQCEKGSGGPQGSCLLASTGIRELKPKAVICVGYCAGLQGKKVKFGDVIISAKLATYAPIKITEDKIIERGVQVPAGARLSEIIKSANYGWEAPLKKPEELDVEVHKDALLLSGPEVVSNDEERAKLLGRFPDAMGVEMEGEGLFASAQYYKMEWVVIKGVSDYAGNNKSASDPWRPFASMMAASLVAHILLKNVNAFRDWPHYGDK; encoded by the exons ggagTGGATTTTTGCAATGTCGAACCCCTCAAGTCCACCAGAGACAAAAAAGACTCTTCCTAAACCTAGCAAGTTACTTATAGCTGGATTGAAGTGGGAAGATGCTGACCTTCCGATCGATATCCTATTGCTTACAGCAAAAGAATGCGAATTTTTAAGCTGTGTTGAGTGCTTGTCCGGTCGCTTCAGCAGTTTTAAACGTGGCCTTGGTAACGTGTATTTCGGTAAAATAGGAAATGGTGATGACAAGTTAAAGATAGCTGTAATTCAGTGTGAAAAGGGTTCCGGCGGACCTCAAGGATCCTGTCTGCTTGCTTCTACGGGTATACGAGAATTAAAACCCAAAGCTGTAATTTGCGTTGGTTACTGTGCTGGTTTGCAAGGAAAGAAAGTGAAGTTTGGGGATGTAATCATCTCGGCAAAGTTGGCGACCTATGCACCCATCAAAATTACTGAAGACAAAATCATAGAACGTGGTGTTCAAGTTCCGGCAGGCGCTCGACTTTCTGAGATCATAAAATCAGCCAATTATGGTTGGGAGGCACCACTGAAAAAGCCTGAAGAGCTTGATGTGGAGGTTCACAAAGATGCCTTGCTTTTGAGCGGTCCAGAAGTAGTCAGTAACGACGAAGAGCGTGCGAAACTACTCGGGAGATTCCCTGATGCAATGGGTGTTGAAATGGAAGGCGAAG gtttGTTTGCCTCAGCTCAGTATTATAAAATGGAGTGGGTTGTTATCAAAGGCGTCTCAGACTATGCTGGCAACAACAAATCTGCGAGTGATCCTTGGAGGCCGTTCGCCAGTATGATGGCAGCCTCACTTGTGGCTCACATCTTATTAAAAAATGTCAACGCTTTCCGGGACTGGCCTCACTATGGAGATAAATGA
- the LOC136929102 gene encoding death domain-containing ATP nucleosidase-like isoform X8, with translation MSNPSSPPETKKTLPKPSKLLIAGLKWEDADLPIDILLLTAKECEFLSCVECLSGRFSSFKRGLGNVYFGKIGNGDDKLKIAVIQCEKGSGGPQGSCLLASTGIRELKPKAVICVGYCAGLQGKKVKFGDVIISAKLATYAPIKITEDKIIERGVQVPAGARLSEIIKSANYGWEAPLKKPEELDVEVHKDALLLSGPEVVSNDEERAKLLGRFPDAMGVEMEGEGLFASAQYYKMEWVVIKGVSDYAGNNKSASDPWRPFASMMAASLVAHILLKNVNAFRDWPHYGDK, from the exons ATGTCGAACCCCTCAAGTCCACCAGAGACAAAAAAGACTCTTCCTAAACCTAGCAAGTTACTTATAGCTGGATTGAAGTGGGAAGATGCTGACCTTCCGATCGATATCCTATTGCTTACAGCAAAAGAATGCGAATTTTTAAGCTGTGTTGAGTGCTTGTCCGGTCGCTTCAGCAGTTTTAAACGTGGCCTTGGTAACGTGTATTTCGGTAAAATAGGAAATGGTGATGACAAGTTAAAGATAGCTGTAATTCAGTGTGAAAAGGGTTCCGGCGGACCTCAAGGATCCTGTCTGCTTGCTTCTACGGGTATACGAGAATTAAAACCCAAAGCTGTAATTTGCGTTGGTTACTGTGCTGGTTTGCAAGGAAAGAAAGTGAAGTTTGGGGATGTAATCATCTCGGCAAAGTTGGCGACCTATGCACCCATCAAAATTACTGAAGACAAAATCATAGAACGTGGTGTTCAAGTTCCGGCAGGCGCTCGACTTTCTGAGATCATAAAATCAGCCAATTATGGTTGGGAGGCACCACTGAAAAAGCCTGAAGAGCTTGATGTGGAGGTTCACAAAGATGCCTTGCTTTTGAGCGGTCCAGAAGTAGTCAGTAACGACGAAGAGCGTGCGAAACTACTCGGGAGATTCCCTGATGCAATGGGTGTTGAAATGGAAGGCGAAG gtttGTTTGCCTCAGCTCAGTATTATAAAATGGAGTGGGTTGTTATCAAAGGCGTCTCAGACTATGCTGGCAACAACAAATCTGCGAGTGATCCTTGGAGGCCGTTCGCCAGTATGATGGCAGCCTCACTTGTGGCTCACATCTTATTAAAAAATGTCAACGCTTTCCGGGACTGGCCTCACTATGGAGATAAATGA